The following are from one region of the Sorghum bicolor cultivar BTx623 chromosome 2, Sorghum_bicolor_NCBIv3, whole genome shotgun sequence genome:
- the LOC8064939 gene encoding CASP-like protein 5B3: MKDVVGSPGTWSGMALRLSQCVSAGASMGAMATAYGFSNYTAFCYLIASMGLQLLWSFGLACLDIYSLKTKRDLHNPVLVSLFVVGDWVTAILSFAAASASAGVTILFERDVHFCRMYPQLSCGRYALSVVLAFITWSFIATSAVSMFWLLPSL, translated from the exons ATGAAGGATGTTGTAGGGAGTCCGGGGACCTGGAGTGGCATGGCGCTGAGGTTGTCGCAATGCGTGTCCGCCGGCGCATCCATGGGCGCTATGGCCACAGCCTACGGCTTCTCCAACTACACCGCTTTCTG CTACTTGATTGCTTCAATGGGCCTGCAGCTTCTTTGGAGTTTTGGCCTTGCTTGTCTTGATATATACTCTTTGAAGACTAAAAGAGATCTTCACAACCCTGTGCTTGTAAGCCTTTTTGTTGTTGGGGACTGG GTCACTGCAATTCTGTCGTTTGCTGCCGCTTCGGCGTCTGCGGGCGTGACCATCCTGTTCGAGAGAGACGTCCACTTCTGCAGGATGTACCCGCAGTTGTCATGCGGACGGTACGCGCTTTCGGTGGTCCTGGCTTTCATCACCTGGTCTTTCATCGCAACTTCTGCTGTCTCCATGTTCTGGCTTCTCCCGTCGCTCTGA